AATCCTCCCCTCCGTGAAAAGAGGAGAGGAAAAGTACACAAGCAGAAAGAGGATCGAAAAGATCGTTACAGCGGAGACCGATGTGGCGATCAAGAGTATCCCTTCAACCCATTTTTCGGAAATTCGGTTACGGGCGATTGCTACCGGCCTCTCCTCTTTATACGCGGTAGGCATCATTTCGTCTGAAGCGGAATGTATCCATGTTTCTTTACGATCTCAGCCCCTTCGGAGCTCATGACGTAATCAATAAAAGCTTTTACCAGCTTGGATGGTTCCCCTTTCGTATTCATGTAAAGCTTTCGAACAACCGGATAGCTCCCATTCATGGCGTTTTCCTGTGTAGCGGCAACACCATCCAAAGCGAGGGCCTTAATGCTTTGATCCACATGGCCAATGCTCACATAGCCTATGGCATCCTTATCCTGGGATACCGCAACTTTCATCGCGCCGTTGGATGGAACGATATTCGTCGCTGTCGCCACAGGGCCCTTCTTCAAAAGCTTTTCCCAAAATACCTCGCGAGTCCCACTGGCCTCATCACGGCCAAAGAGATGGATCGGTGCATCTTTCCCGCCGACATCCTTCCAATTGGCGATTGTGCCTGCAAAGACGTCTTTAGCCTGCTGCGCTGAAAGCCCTGTGAGGGGATTGTCCGGATGGACCACTATGGCAACACCGTCCAGCGCGAACGGGTAGGATTTGAGGCCGTACTTGCTGATCTCATCTTCCGAGAGCGGCCGACCGGTGTTTCCTATATCGACAAGACCTTCGCCGACCTTCTGAACTCCAATGCCTGATCCTCCGCCTTCAATTGTAATGCGGATTTTCGGATTGTATGTCATGATGGCTTTCGCTGCATCGTTCATGACCGGTATGTGGGCCGTTCCGCCAGCGATGTTGATCGTCCCTTCAAGTCCCGCAAAAGAGTCGAGATCACCGCACAAGGCAGGATTTGAAAAAAACAGCAATCCCATCAGAACCAGAACCAAAAGGGTGGACACTCCTCCGTTTTTTCCCATGCTTTTCCCTCCTCAAGACAGTTCAAAGACTATATTGCCATTTTGAAAGTTTGTTGCTGGCAAACAGGCACATGCTATTCTTTCTCGATATTTTGTTCTCCTGTCCGTTCGTGCCGAGGTATCGAAGCATGAGCAGACTTGATCCTCTTATACGGAGCTGAAATGCCGATTTTGAGATACCAGAAGGGTATAGGAAGAATCGGGAGGTTTTTCAAATTGGAAATATCAATTGAATTTTTGTTAAATTATCGTTAAAGGCGATACATCATTATGGTCGATACATGCTTTGTCTTCAAGCAGTAACTGGCTGGACCGGGCGGACGAATCGATAAGGCGGACCAGTCAACATATCAAAGGAAGCCCTATGGTTTTCGTTCATTCGATTGAGATGGGGTTGTTCGCACATACGCCCCAAAAGCAGGACAGCAAAAGGGGGGAGTGGTCTGTTTTGATCACTTCCCCTTGAACTTTCCGGTTGGTAGCGAATGGTTCGCCCCTACCAGCTTCCGATTCAGAAGTATTTCCTGAAAATGGCCCTCGTGTTGGAATCCGCATTGCATGCATGTTCCGTAATTCGACGAGGTTAGGGTATTGACTGTGTAGTAAATTTAGCATAACATATTTTAAATATTGCCGAATCCTGCATGAACAGGAGCGGGGGACCCGGTTTTTTGGGGCGTATCTCCTTTTGAAGGAGTAGAGCAAACTCTTCGGCTCGAGCCCGTCAGCTAACCTCGCAGGTGTCGAAGGGTAGAGCTATCCGGAGTTGTCCGGGGAGGTCTATCCTCCTAACAATCTAACGATTGAGCTTCGGAGGCTTTCAGTTGAAAAAACTTTCTTCCTCTAATGGCGGAAATCCGTCTTCCTTACATCCACTTCATTCCCTGGAATCGTCTAAAAGTCATCCTTCAGCCGAAATTGAAGCTTTGAACAGCGGCGTTTCGCCCCGGGCGAGGACACTTGCTCTGGCACTGGGAGCCCTCGGGGTGGTTTATGGGGATATTGGTACGAGTCCTCTTTACGCTGTCAAGGAATGTTTTCACGGATTGCATGCAATTGCCCTGAACACAGGGAATATTCTTGGAGTACTATCGCTTATTTTTTGGTCGCTTACCATGGTGGTGAGCATAAAGTATGTGGCTTTCATCTTGCGTGCGGACAACAACGGAGAGGGGGGAATCTACGCCCTCCTTGCACTCATTCCCGTAAGCAAAAGCTCGATTCCGACGCGCATTCATTCTGCTGTGGTTATCGCTGCCATATTCGGTGCAGCTCTCCTCTACGGGGATGGCATCATAACTCCGGCCATCTCTGTACTCTCCGCCATTGAGGGCCTTAAGGTTGCAACAGAATCTGCATCTTCTTTTATATTGCCTCTTACCTGTGTCGTACTTCTGTTGCTCTTTCTGGTGCAGCGGCATGGTACAGCTGGGATCGGGAAGGTCTTCGGCCCCATCGTCCTCATCTGGTTTGCAGCGATTGCAGCACTCGGTATTGCTGCAATCAAGTCAAATCCCCATATATTGATCGCATTAAACCCTCTTTATGCCATATCCTTTTTTGCTGAAAACAGGTTACATGGCATGGTGGTGCTTGGATCGGTCGTCCTTTGCATAACAGGAGGTGAAGCGCTTTATGCAGATCTTGGGCACTTCGGGACCAAAGCCATTCGGCTCTCATGGTTTTCCATCGCTTTTCCTGCACTTCTTCTCAATTATTTCGGGCAGGGCGCGCTTCTTCTCGACAATCCGGATTTTGCTTTCAATCCCTTTTATGGATTAGTTCCAAAATCTTTTCTCTATCCCATGGTTGCATTATCCACTATGGCGACAGTCATCGCATCGCAGGCGATGATCACCGGAGTCTTTTCCCTCACGCAGCAAGCGGTGCAGCTTGGATTTTCTCCCCGCATGCACATCGTGCATACTTCTTCCGAAACCCGGGGCCAGATCTATGTCCCTCACATAAACTATGCTTTGATGCTCGCCTGCATCGGACTTGTGCTTGCCTTCCGGGAGTCGAGCCGTTTGGCAGGAGCATACGGCATTGCGGTTACTGCAACAATGGGGATCACATCGGTTCTTTACTTTTTCGTCACTACCCGGAGATGGCAGTGGTCGCTCTGGAAGGCTATTCCATTGGTGGGCATCTTCATTGTCTTTGATCTGGCCTATTTCGGTTCAAATCTTTTGAAGCTTGCTGATGGAGGGTGGTTTACACTCGCTGTCGGGGCAGTCATCATGATTGCCATGACCACATGGCGGGATGGACGGGCTGAGCTTGCGAGGAAGATGTTGAGCACAAGGTTTCCGCTGAGCCTTTTCATAGAGGACGTTGCACAAAAGAATCCGCAGCGGGTCCAGGGGACAGCCGTTTTCATGACGGTTTCTCCGGTTGGGACCCCTTCGGCGCTCCTGCATCACTTCAAGCACAATCATGTGTTGCATGAAAAGATCATTTTGCTCTCGGTCCGCTCTGTAGATTTTCCAACGTTACCGGACGATGAAAGACTCAACATGGAGGATCTGGGCCAGGGGTTCTACAGGATTGTTGCGTTCTATGGATTCAGGGAAATGCCTGACGTTCCGGAAGTATTGAAAATGGCTTCCCGTTTTGGAATTCAGATTGAGCCCTCTGCTACAACCTATTTCCTGGGGCGTGAGACACTGCTTACTACCGGGGACTCGAAAATGATGCAATGGCGCAAGACGCTTTTTTCCTTCATGTCAAGAAATGCCTGGACCGCACCGGCCTACTTTGGCATTCCATCGGACCGTGTGATCGAAATAGGTGTGCAGATAGAACTTTGAAAAATCACTCGGCAGCGGCCCCTCCCTTCTTCGAGGGTGCTGCTGCCTGGAATGGCAATTCATAGGAAGAGGCAGATCGGGATTCTTCCCCGACATGGGGAAAAAGAAGACCCCCGACCTGCCTTTTTATGTTTCCTTTTGCCCCTCCGGTCACGGGGATTAGTAGCCTTCTTCTTGAGCCAATTCGGATGTCTTCACCTTGTCTTTGAAGAAATGATAGACCCATGACTGGTAGATGATGATGATCGGAACGAAGATTAGGGCCACGCCCAGCATGATTTTCAGGGTGAGGGGGCTAGACGCGGAATTGAAAATCGTCATGCTGTAGGCGGGATTGATGCTCGATGGGAGCAGATTCGGGTAGAGGCCGGCCACGCCAAAGAGAGTGACTCCCACGATGAGGGTGCAGGAAGCAAACCAGGTTTTCCACCAATGCCCTCTGGCCATATAGATGCGAAGCATGACCAGCGCTCCAACGGCGATGAAGGGAATGAGGACGATGGGAACCATGAAGAGAAACGGGTTCTGAAGATAGTTGTCGTAAAGCCGCGTGTAAAACCACGTACAAACCAGGAACGCTACGGCCACGACGGCAAGAGCGATCCAAAGCTTTCCCGCCAGGGCCGCGGACCTGTCGTGCAGTTCCCCTTCGGTTTTCACTGCCAGCCAGACAGCGCCATGCACCGTGAAAAGGAGCGTAAAGAAGATCCCTCCCAGGAGTCCGTAGGGATTGAGCAGAGAAAAGAGATTTCCCTGAAAGACGCCGGCTTCATCGATGGGGATTCCCTGGAAAATGTTGGCAAAAGCCACACCCAGCAGAAGGGCGGGTGCAAGACTTCCGATGAAAAGGCAGGCATCCCAGATGGATTTCCAGCGGGGATTTTCCACCTGGTGCCGGAATTCGTTGGCGACGCCACGCAGAATGAGCGCAAAGAGGATCAGCATGAGCGCTGAATAGAGTCCGCTGAACATGACGGCGTAGGTGGCGGGGAAGGCTGCGAATGTGACACCGCCTGCAGTGATGAGCCATACTTCGTTTCCGTTCCAGTAGGGCCCCATGGCATGGTAGACGACCCGCTTGTCCGTCTCGTCTTTTGCCAGAAAGGGCATCAGGGTCCCAATGCCGAGGTCGAAGCCGTCGAGCATGAAATAGATGGCCCAGAGAACGCCCCAGAGTACGAACCAAATGGATTCAAGCATTTTCAGTCCCTCCTCGAATCATGCAGCAACCGCTTCGGGTTGAGGACCCTTGCGCGCATGAGAGATGATGAGATAAAAGGCAACCGCACCCAGCAATGAATAGACCCCTATGAAGGCCAGGAGAGAGACGAAAACCTGTGAGGTCGCAATGGGAGAAACGGCATCGGAGGTTTTCATGATCCCGTAGACCACCCATGGTTGCCTTCCCACTTCGGCAAGGGTCCATCCCGCTTCGGCGGCCAGGTAGGGGAGGGGTACGGCGTAAAGCATGATTTTGAGGAAACCGGGGCTCTCTTCCAGCTTGTTGCGTCTGAACCATCCATAAATAGTGAGAAACAGGAATAAAAATCCTAGTGCGATCATTATTCTGAAGGATACGAAAGAAAGGGTCACAGGGGGGCGCTCTTCTTTGGGAAAATCCTTGAGTCCCTTCACCGTAGCATTGGGAGAGTGGTAAGCGAGCATGCTCAGGGCGCCGGGCATACCGCCGAATTCGACGAGATTTTTTTCATTCTTCTCGTCGGGGATCAGGAAGAGATATTGCGGAGCCCTTTGAGTCGTTTCCCAGAGAGATTCCATGGCTGCCAGCTTGGTGGGTTGCACTTTGGCCACTTCAGCGCCGTGCATGTGTCCCTGGACCACTTCAACGATGGAAAAAATCAGGGCAAGAGCGAGTCCCATTCGAAATGATTTGGCGAAAAACGTGGTGTGCTGCTTTTTCAAGAGATGGTAAGCGCAAATGCTCATGACAAAGAAACCCGAAAGAATGTAGGCTGCGCTCAGAGTGTGTACAATGGTGTGCATGGCAAAAGGCTGAGTGATAACTGCCAGGAAATCGGTGAGTTCCGCCCTGCCGTTGCGAATCGTGAATCCCACGGGATGCTGCATCCACGAGTTGGCAATGAGAATCCACCACGCTGAGAGGTTCGATGCGATGGCCACAAGCCAGATGGAGACAGCGTGCGCCTTGGGAGAAAGCCTGTTCCATCCGAACGCCCAGACGGCAATGAAAGTGGATTCCAGGAAAAAGGCGAGAGTGGCCTCTATGGCCAGGAGCGATCCAAAGATATCGCCTACGTAGGTGGAATATCGGGACCAGTTGGTTCCGAATTGAAATTCCAGAGTGATCCCTGTCACGACACCGATGGCGAAATTGATGAGAAAAATCTTGCCCCAGAACCTGGCCATTCTTTTGTACTCTTCATCGCCGGTTCTGACATAAGCGGTTTCCATGAGGGCAATGAGGATGGAAAGCCCTAGAGTGAGGGGGACAAAAAGGAAATGGAACATTGTTGCAGCCGCAAACTGAAGCCGCGAAAGCATGAGAACGTCCATAATCTCCTTCCTCTACTTTCTTCTGAAGAATGTTTTTGTACGTAGATACGTAAAAAAAGGATGCAGAACAACAGACGAAAAAACTCACAAGTTGCAGTATAGCCCAAGTCCTTTGCTGACTTTGAGCTGCAAACCGCTACAAGATCATTGCGGCGATTTCCTTGCCGTATCCCTGAGCCATCTGAATCCCGCCTCCAAGGGATGCCGACTTGAGCATAAGGGGGTACTTTGCCATCTTCATCTTGAAGACATTTTTCATGGTGTCGTAGATGCGGCCCGGAGCTTCTCCACTCCAACCGTATGCACCAAAAGAACCTCCCACTTTGCCCTCCAGGTTCGCTTTTTCCATGAGGAACAGGAAAGTTTTCATGGACTGGATCATCTCCCCATGATAGGTCGCCGCGCCGAGAACGACGGCGTCATAGGTTGCGGGGTCAATTCCCTTTTTTTCGTATTCGTTGACATTGATCACCGTCACTTCCATTCCGGATAAACGCATTCCCTCCGCGATGAGATCCGCGATACTCTTTGTCTGATTGGTCCTTGTTGCGTAAACTACCAGTGCTTTTGCCATCTCATTCTCCTCTTTTCCTGAGTGGTAAAAAAAGATTAGAGCGTCCGGTTTTTGGGTCACTTTATTCCGTGAACATATATTGGGGATGAGGGTTGCTTTTTTCTCCGGAAGCTCTCTTTATGTGGTTTTCCCATTCCGTTTCAGCCAGCTTCTTGATCTTGTATGCTGAATCCCGCACGACCCCATAAAGCACACCGCAGCCCGTATCCTCTCGCATTCTGTCGCCTTCGTCAGCGATTTCCGTCATCTGCTTCACCAACTCCAACGTTTTTTGAATCATTTCGTCACATGGCTTCATCGAGTCTTATGCTCCTCAAGTGAAATGGACTCTGACAAATGCGTTCCGTTTCCGATCCAAAAGGCAAGGTCCATGCCACTGTGGTTTTCGATGGGATGGGGTATATTAGAAAGAATAGAAATATCGATAAATTATAGGTTTATTAGGTCTGTGATTCTCATGTTTCGGAAGCCGATGCTGAGACAGATGTGAGACACATTCGCAGAGAAGGGGGTGCCCCCTGTTCTATGAGAGCGTGTGTCATAGATCGTCTTTTAAAGATTGGGAAGCGGAAGCGACGGTCAGAATGTCTCAAGTTCCGGCATGAGACAAAAGTGTATCCTGAGACATTTTTTCATCATCCAGGAATCGGTATAAGGTGGCTCGTCCCACGCCAAGGAGTTTTGCAGCCTTGGATTTATTGCCTCCGCTCTGAGTCAGCGCGGCTGAAACGGATTCTTTATTCAACTTTCGTGAGGGTCCCGGTGGGCACGGGCAGTTTTCTCGGGCCTTCAGTTCGAGAGGCAGGTCTTCCGGGCGGATCACGCTTCCTCTGGATTTGACGAGGGCGAAGTGGATGGCGTTCTGCAGTTCACGAATATTTCCCGGCCATGAATAGTCCATCATGAGGGAAAGAGCATCCTGGGAGAGATTCGCCGCTTTCTGTCCGCATTCTGTGGCTTTTTGCAGGAAGTGTGCGGCTAGAAGAGGAATATCGTTTTTTCTTTCTCTCAGAGGCGGAAGACGAAGAGGGACCACATTGAGCCGGTAATAAAGGTCTTCACGAAAATTCTGCTTCTCCATTTCCGATTTGAGATCCCGGTTGGTGGCGCTGATGATGCGCACATCCACTTTGATGGTCTCTTCTCCACCTACCCGCTCGAAGGTTCCTTCCTGGAGAACCCTCAGGAGTTTCACCTGCATGGCCTTGGGAAGCTCCGTCACTTCATCCAGGAATATGGTCCCCGTGTGGGCCAGTTCGAATCGACCTTTTTTGTCCCGAATGGCTCCTGAAAAGGCCCCCTTCACGTGGCCGAAAAGTTCGCTTTCCAACAAACCTTCGGGCAGCGCCCCGCAGTTGACGGGGACAAAGGGGCCTCCTCCCCGGCGGCTTTCATTGTGGATGGCGGTGGCCACAAGTTCCTTACCCGTTCCGGTTTCGCCAAAGATGTGTACGGGAAAGTCGTTGGTTGCCAGTTCCCTGATCTGTTCAAAGATGGAAAGTATTTTATGGTCCTGACCGATGATACCGCTGAAATGGCTGATTTCGCCGAGCCGGATCTTCAGTCCGAGAAAATCAGTCATGTCCCGAAATGCTGCGAGGACTCCCACGAAAGAACCCGACTCATCACGCATTCCCGACACCGACATTTCAATGCATCGAGGTTCCCCGTTTTTTGTGAGAATATTGATCGTATAGCCGGCGTGGGAAAAGGAATCGGGTGGACCGGAACAAAAAGAGCAGCGGTTTCCGCAGAATGGACTGCCGAAGACCTCATGGCAGTCTCTTCCTACGACTTCTTCTTTGGAGTAGCCGGTGATTTTTTCAGCCGCCCGATTGAAAAAGAGGATCCGCCTTTCTTTGTCATGGGCGATGATTCCCTCCAAGAGGTTGTCGAGGATGTGTTCGAGGTTCCTCTTGTCTGCCATCAATTGTTCGAGTGTCAGGGCTTTCATGCTTGAACCATTGGGTTGCGGAAAAGCAATGGCCATGTTTCCGTATTGAATGATTTCAATCGGTTGAGACGCTTCCCGGCGAAGAGAGAATCAACCCCGATGGAAGAGCTTCTCCAAAAATCCAGTCTTTTTCCCCGGTCATCAGAGCGATGTCCGGGTTGGAAAGCACTTCCCTGTAACGTTCGCTCTGAGGCAGGGGATCCAGCCATTGAGCCAGGCGGTCCCGGTCCTCCTGGGGCAAATCCCTTTCACGGTCTCCTGTGCGACGACCCAGTTGAAGCAACGCCTGAGCCAAGGCTTCTGTCGGCTCGAGGTCCAGGGACAGGAGGGTGTTCAGCCATAAAGAAGCTTCTCCACTGGGAACGACCAGATCGAGAGGCCCGTAAAAAGGAATCCTGGCACCCAATCTGCCGAGGGTCCACAGTTCCTGAGATTTGAATTTCCCTTTGCGGATTCTTTCCAAGGCGATGCGGCCGAGTTCCATTTTATTCTTTACCGGAAGGCGTTCAAAATTGGCCAGCGCCATCCAGATTTCGAGTTCTTCCTGAAGGCTCAGGCTCTTTAGAGGCCTTTTAGCGCCTTTCTTCTTTTTCTTATCCACCGGCTGAAGAATCGGCCATACCTGCTGAAAGATGTACCACTGATGCCCGGCTGTGAGTCCTCCTGCGACACGCCGCCAGAAAATCCACCATTCCGTGCGGTTCTGAGCCTGCCTCGCATATTGCAGCCCCTGGGGATAGATCTTCCAGATTTCTTTCATGCGCCATTCATCCAGTGGATCTCCAAAGCCGGGACGCAGACAATATCCAAGTAAATTGAACCACCTGGCTTCATGTTGGGGAGTGAGGGCATTTTCCTTTTTGCATTCGAGGAGGGTGTCCGCCAATTTTCGAATGAGGGGCGTGGGCCAGTTTTCTTTCCCCAGTTCCAACAGGGTGACCAGGTTTTTGACAAGTTTTTCAGGCGAGTTGTCAGAGGATGTTTCCCCTTTTCGAAAAACCCCTTTGATCGCCGCCTGTGCCCGTTCGATGATTTCGGTATCGAGGGTTTCACCTGTAGATACAGCAAGGGGTGCTTCCGGTTCGGCCGCCTGGCGCACGTCGAACTGCAATTGCCAGCGATGGGGGCTCTTCTGGGACTGACACCAGAGTTCCAGTGTGCCCACCTCCGTGAGGCGAATGGCGAGCAGAACGGGAAGCGCCTGGGCCGTGCTCTTCTTTCCGTAACGCAATACGGTGCGGATGGGAGGAAGTGGAGTGATCTCATCCGGGGAAAGGGTCAGCACATCCCCCAGGTGGTCTCCCAAGCGGGTGCTGGAACTGAAGATCTGAAAAGCCACAGGCTGATTGGCGAGCACTTCGAATGCCGGCCGGTTCAGTTGTGCTTCGAAACCTTCCTCCGTGCCGCGCGGAACCAGGCAGACAGCGGGGTGCGTTCCGCCGCTTTCACCTTCCCTGGAAACAGTGTTCACCTCCACGTAGTAAGATCTGGGACTGCCCGCCCCGATGCGCACTCCTTCTCCCTGGCGTACCAGGCCGTAGTAGGCCGCTCCAATGGCTACAGCCAGTTCAGGACGTGTGTTTTCCAGCTCGATGGGGATCCAGCCTTCTTTTGCTTCCGCTTCAAACCAGTGCTTCACCACCTCCAGAATGCGACGGCGGATGGATACCGGGGTGAGAGCTCCTCCGTTGAAGAGTACAAAATCGGGATAGAGAGCGTCCCGCCCCGTTTCCTGCTGCAGAAGGGACCTGTAACGCTTCCAGAAGGCGGCAAGATGACGCGTGACGGCAGCATCCTGTACGAAAGGGAGCCCCCATTCCGTAAGCCCGGACCGGCGGCCGCCCCTGGGAACTTCGTCAGGGGAGACAAAGGGAAAGAAGCCTTCCAGAATCAGTGCTTCGACCTGGGCTTTCGTGAGGGTCCCTTTCAGGGTATCGGCAATGAGCTTCCTTCCGGTGCCCATAAGGGAGATCGTGAATGTGTCGGGTGCAGCTTCTCTTGCTGCGCTTTCAGGGGAAGAAGAGAGGGTGGGTTCGGCTTCACCCAGAAGGACCTCCTTTGCCTTCCGGCATTGGTGCCAAAGCTGATGCCACCTTTTGGTGTCGAGCTTTCCGGGTTCGCCCACGAGCTGCACTTCCAGGTGTCTGGCAAGAGAGAGATCCATGTTGTCTCCGCCCAGCATCAGGTGATCCCCCACGGCGAGCCGATCGAACCGCAGCCCCTTTTCTCCCTCGCGAATGGCAATGATGGTGAAATCCGTCGTGCCTCCGCCCACGTCGCAGACCAGGATCATTTGCCCCGGTTGCATTTGCGTCTGCCAGTCGTCTTCGTGTCGGGCGAGCCAGGCATAGAATGCCGCAAGGGGCTCTTCCAGAAGAACGATCCTGGGAAGCCCCGCATTGCGTGCCGCTGTCACCGTGAGTTCGCGCGCCACTTCGTCGAAGGATGCGGGAACCGTGAGAATGACCAGCTGCTCTTCCAACCGGAAGCCTTCACGCCCACGTCCGATGATTTCGTTCCAGGATTCCCTCATGTGCTGCAGATACCGGGCGCTGGCGTCCACAGGCGAAACTTTCTGCACATCGGAGCCCGCTCCCCATGGCAATATGGCTCCCGTCCGGTCCACGCCGCCGTGGCAGAGCCAGGATTTGGCCGAGGAAACCATTCTACCGGGCACGAGGGCCCCCTGTTCCCTTGCGAACTCCCCGACAGCGAAATTCCGTTTTGAGTCCCAGGGAAGAGCGGTGCTCTCGGGAGGCAATTCATAAGGGCCCGGCAGGTAGAGAAAAGAAGGCAAAACCGGGCGGCGGCTTACTTCGCCTGGGGCGGTCAGCTGAGGGAATTCCAAGAATTGAATTTCTCTGGGCTGTTTGTCTTTCCGGGACAGGTCGACATAGGCCAGGGCCGAATTGGTCGTACCGAGGTCTATGCCGACAATATATCGATAGGTAATATCCTCAAACTCAAACGGATTGTCCATTCACTCTTTTCCAGATGATCTCTCTGCCGCAAAAACTACTCTTCTTCCCGTTCCCGAAGATTGAATTCCAGCTTCCAGCGCCGCTCTTCGTCGCGTGCCACGCACCAGAGCTCCAGTGTGCCGACCTCCGTCACCTTGCTTTCGAGCCATACGGGAATGATATTGCCCCCGGCTTCGGCATCGCTTGCGGGGAGCACCGTTTCCATGGTGGTCACTTCTTCGATTTCACCGCTCCAATCTTCCACGATTTCACCGATCTGATCCTTCTTACGCAACGTGGAAGAGAGCAGGTGAAATACGGCGGGTTCTCCCACTACCAGGCCGAATTCTCGTTCCCGAATGTCCGCTTCGGTCCCTTCTTCCATGCCGAAGGGAACCACGCACAGCGCTTTCATGGGTGTGGGAATGCCGGGCACGGCGGGCATGGAACTCTCGATTCCAATGTAGTAGGGACGGCCGACACCGCCGCGGATGCGAATGCCCCGCCCGAGCCTCGCCAGCCCATAGTAAGTTGCACCGTGAGCCACAGCCAGGTCGAGATCTTCCGAAGCCAGTTCTCTCAGTTCCTGATCCGGATTCCAGTTCTTCAAGACGGTAAGGATTCTCTGGCGGATCAGCTCGGATTTCATGACCCCCCCGTTGAAAAGCACGGCAGTGGGATAGGGAACGGTGGAACCGGTTTCTCCATTACCCCCCTGAGCCTGACGCCCGAGAAAACGGGCCAGATGGCGCGTCACCGCTGGGTCTGATTCATAGGGAAGGCCCATTTCCCGAATGCCTACCCTGGGTTTTTCCACGGGGTAATCGGTTTTTCCGGTGATAGGGAAAAAACCGTTGAGAAGGATTGTGTCCACTTCCTCCCGTGAAAGTTCCGTGCGGATGGTTCCGCCGATAAGGGAACTGCCCCGTCCCAGGATGACGATGGGTTCGGATTGGGCGTCGGGTTGAGCCAGGAGGCGCTCTTTGGCCACCCGGCAGCTGTGAACGAGTCCTCGAAACTGCCATGCATCGAGCTTGGTGCCTTTTTGGGCCAGTTTGGCCTGGACGGCGTAAGCGAGAGTCAGGTCCATGTTGTCGCCGCCAAGGAGGATATGATCACCCACGGCCACGCGGCGTAAAGCCAGCTCCCCTTCTTCTTCCGTGACCTGGATGAGGCTGAAGTCTGTTGTCCCGCCCCCGAGATCACACACCAGGATGGATTCCCCCACATGGACGGCCTTTCGCCACCGGTCCTTGTGGAACTCAATCCATGCGTAAAAAGCCGCCTGGGGTTCTTCCAGCAGGGTTGCATTCTGAAGACCCGCGGACTGGGCGGCTTTGACGGTCAATTCTCTTGCGACGGCATCGAAAGAAGCGGGCACGGTGAGGTAGATTTCCTGCAACTCGAAGCG
This region of Desulforhabdus amnigena genomic DNA includes:
- a CDS encoding Hsp70 family protein, which codes for MSSPKYIIGIDLGTTHSVLAYTEAHIIEDQEPEIRVFQVAQVVNPSEIQSQALLPSFVFLPGPHDVPQGSLALPWENGMDVAVGEFARKRGAEIPNRLISSAKSWLSHSGVDRTAPILPWDAPSDARRMSPVEASAMFLKHLRDAWNHEMATNDADARFELQEIYLTVPASFDAVARELTVKAAQSAGLQNATLLEEPQAAFYAWIEFHKDRWRKAVHVGESILVCDLGGGTTDFSLIQVTEEEGELALRRVAVGDHILLGGDNMDLTLAYAVQAKLAQKGTKLDAWQFRGLVHSCRVAKERLLAQPDAQSEPIVILGRGSSLIGGTIRTELSREEVDTILLNGFFPITGKTDYPVEKPRVGIREMGLPYESDPAVTRHLARFLGRQAQGGNGETGSTVPYPTAVLFNGGVMKSELIRQRILTVLKNWNPDQELRELASEDLDLAVAHGATYYGLARLGRGIRIRGGVGRPYYIGIESSMPAVPGIPTPMKALCVVPFGMEEGTEADIREREFGLVVGEPAVFHLLSSTLRKKDQIGEIVEDWSGEIEEVTTMETVLPASDAEAGGNIIPVWLESKVTEVGTLELWCVARDEERRWKLEFNLREREEE
- a CDS encoding Hsp70 family protein codes for the protein MDNPFEFEDITYRYIVGIDLGTTNSALAYVDLSRKDKQPREIQFLEFPQLTAPGEVSRRPVLPSFLYLPGPYELPPESTALPWDSKRNFAVGEFAREQGALVPGRMVSSAKSWLCHGGVDRTGAILPWGAGSDVQKVSPVDASARYLQHMRESWNEIIGRGREGFRLEEQLVILTVPASFDEVARELTVTAARNAGLPRIVLLEEPLAAFYAWLARHEDDWQTQMQPGQMILVCDVGGGTTDFTIIAIREGEKGLRFDRLAVGDHLMLGGDNMDLSLARHLEVQLVGEPGKLDTKRWHQLWHQCRKAKEVLLGEAEPTLSSSPESAAREAAPDTFTISLMGTGRKLIADTLKGTLTKAQVEALILEGFFPFVSPDEVPRGGRRSGLTEWGLPFVQDAAVTRHLAAFWKRYRSLLQQETGRDALYPDFVLFNGGALTPVSIRRRILEVVKHWFEAEAKEGWIPIELENTRPELAVAIGAAYYGLVRQGEGVRIGAGSPRSYYVEVNTVSREGESGGTHPAVCLVPRGTEEGFEAQLNRPAFEVLANQPVAFQIFSSSTRLGDHLGDVLTLSPDEITPLPPIRTVLRYGKKSTAQALPVLLAIRLTEVGTLELWCQSQKSPHRWQLQFDVRQAAEPEAPLAVSTGETLDTEIIERAQAAIKGVFRKGETSSDNSPEKLVKNLVTLLELGKENWPTPLIRKLADTLLECKKENALTPQHEARWFNLLGYCLRPGFGDPLDEWRMKEIWKIYPQGLQYARQAQNRTEWWIFWRRVAGGLTAGHQWYIFQQVWPILQPVDKKKKKGAKRPLKSLSLQEELEIWMALANFERLPVKNKMELGRIALERIRKGKFKSQELWTLGRLGARIPFYGPLDLVVPSGEASLWLNTLLSLDLEPTEALAQALLQLGRRTGDRERDLPQEDRDRLAQWLDPLPQSERYREVLSNPDIALMTGEKDWIFGEALPSGLILSSPGSVSTD